The window AGTAATAGCACACAGGTTTCAggatttcttcttctgggattatCAAAGGAACCAGAACTGCAGCCTCTCATATTCGGGCTTTTCCTCTCCATGTACCTGATCACTGTGTTTGGAAACCTGCTCATCATCCTGGCTGTCAGCTCAGACCCCCACCTGCatacccccatgtacttcttcctctccaacttGTCCTTTGCAGACATCTGgttcacctccaccaccatcccaAAGATGCTGTGGAACATCCAGACTCACAACAAAGTAATAACCTATGAAGGTTGCATCATCCAGATGTATTTTATATTACTGTTTGGGGGACTGGATGGCTTCCTCCTGactgtgatggcctatgaccggtATGTGGCCATCTGTCACCCTCTGCACTACATGGTCATCATGAAACCCTGGCTCTGTGGTCTCCTGGTTCTGTCATCTTTTATTATGAGTTTCCTGTATTCCTTGCTACAGAGCTTAATGGTGGTGCAGGTGTCCTTCTGTACAAACAATGAAATCCCTCACTTTTTCTGTGAACCCAGTCAGGTTGTCCTACTTGCCTGTTCTAACACCTCCATCTGTGACATGGTGATGTATTTTGCAGGAGTGCTGATCGTTGTTGGTTCCTCCGTGTGTATTCTTTACTCTTACTCTCAGATAGTCTCCTCTGTATGTGGAATCTCATCAGCTCAGGGAAGTATAAAGCATTTTCCACCTGTGCATCTCACCTCTCAGTTGTCTCCTTATTTTACTCTTCAGTCCTAGGAGTGTTCATTGCTTCTGCTGATACCCACAGCTCACAGTCAAGTGTAATCACCTCGGTGATGTACACCGTGGTCACACCCATGCTGAACCCTTTCATCTACAGTCTCAGGAATAATGACATAAAAGGAGCtctgaaaatattatttacaaaggaaactataaaagaGATAATTGACTTGATGTTGAAGAACTGCTGTTAATTCACAACTTCAAAGCCGTAAATTGTGATTATTTGAATCACATTTTGAAACTAGAACTTGCtctatttatttctggaatttttatttctttggcttccATTTATCTAAAAAACTTTAACTAccattattttgctttattctctCTCTGATATTGAAcactttccccctttttttttttgtcttccaaaTTTATTCCCAAcctcaaatattaaatatttgaagaatctCATTTGTCTCGTGGGACAATATGcatttctcagtatttttttctcaaatgtcaTATTTAATCCTATGTAATCTTCCATTAGTTTTCCTAAAAGCATAACTCTAGGCTGTACTAAACCTATGGGGGTAAAGAAGAACACATTTGAGAAAACAAGGTCATTTATATAAGTTTATAGGAGAGGAAAATCTGAGACCACCATTTTTCACCATATAAGCACAACTGCTTGTGTATCAATAACAGTTGTTTTTCATAATTATATAGATTTAACATATagtgctccagtgttcttgcctggagaatcccagggacgtaggagcctggtgggctgccgtctatggcgttgcacagagtcagacacgactgtagtgacttagcagcagcaacatatagtGGGTTTAGCTaatcatttgttttcattcattaatttcaattaattaatacccagcaaaaatactggagtgagtattctttttcttatacACCCTGTATGCACAGTGCCAACACTAGCCCCTAACTTTGTCTACCAAATGCATGTCTCCTAGTGATGTCTCCATGAAAACGAATATTTGAATAAACCATTGGATTCATATGACCTTGAATATGATGAAGCAAGCTTTAACTTATACTTTGTATCACTctgcataatatttatttttcaaaatatacactTACTTTTTGAAGTAAGATATATATCACTTGTTTAAGGGGGGTTTATTCTTTGGTGTGACCTTTTGGGAGGTATGTTTTAAGGTTTTTCATTgaattactgttgttgttgttgttttttttcttgaaatcttCCAGTGATGCATACAAACATGATTCTTTCTATTGCTCTAAGTAAAATAACTCAtccttttctaaatttcattATGAACACTAGAGGGACAGTGAATAACCACAATCATCTATTATATATCTCCTATACAGGGACATTTCTTCAATCTTTATTATCATAAATGATTCCCAAGACAATGTGAATCTTCTTAGTCATGTGATTCAGGGTCAGCTGAGTTTCTGCACCAACCTGCATGTCCTTCCAAGTTCTCCTAGGTAGCTGGAAAGGATATCAGTGTAGTCATTTTTTACTACTGttacttgtgaaagtgaaagtctctcagtcgtgtccaaccctttgcgaccccatggaccatacagtccatggaattctctaggccagaatactggagtaggtagcctttcccttctccaggggatcttcccgacccagggattggatccaggtctcccgcattgcagggaaattcttcaccagctgagccacaagggaagcccaggaatactggagtgggtagaatatcccttctccagcggctcTTCTAGACCCAGGAATTGCAGGCAGAGATTTGTATCATAAATAATGATACAATCAGAAATGCTATCTTCAAATATCAgaataaatgtcaaaaataagataaggTAGATTATTTTCATTGCCTTCAGTTCTGTGCCTTTGGGTTATTGTATCAGTTATTGCAGCATAACAagccaacataaaataaaataacttgtcATAATGACTTTATTATTGAATGAGACAGTATGATAGGGAGTGGTCCTGAGCCCTGTTTGCCACTTGATGAGTCTTTATTCAGCTAGAAGTCTCTTCATTGTGTTTCTAAGGCTCCTCCATGAAactgtgttttgtgtgttttttgtctTGAACATATTTATGGTCAGCTCATTCCTTGTCTATATCCAGTTTACCCATTTACAGAAAAAATGAGTTTCTGAAATGTGAATCCCTTTACCTAATGTCACAATTCCTATATCCATATATAGCACTTTGCTTTCTTCCCAGTTAGAAGACCTATATTCCATACTTCACTCTAAATATTATCTgacttattaatttttaattaatacctcaaatttaattttttcctgttaACTAATTTATTAGAGTATCAtgctgtatgctcagttgtgtccaactcattgtgaccccgtcaggctcctctgtccatgggattatcctggcaagaatactggagtgggtggccgtgtcctcctccagggtatcttcccaacctaaggatctaACTCACATCTCCTGAAGCTTCTGAATTAGCACTGGAtctgtttaccactagtgccacctgggaaaccctattaGAATATAATGATATACATTAagcaacatatattttaaaagtacaggTGATAGATGGACGAGAAATACTTTCTCTgagtcacctcatgtgaagagttgactcattggaaaagactctgatgctgggagggattggggggcaggacggggaggggacaacagaggatgagatggctggatggcatcactgactcgatggatgtgagtctgagtgaactctgggagttggtgatggacagggaggcctggcttgctacgattcttggggtcgcaaagagttggacatgactgagcgattgaactgaactgaatgtcagtaAAATGGTAtatgatggtgtgtgtgtgtgtgtgtgtgtgtgtgtgctagtcattcagtcatgtctgactctttgtaactccatggactgtagcccactaatctcttctgtccatgggattctccaggcaagaatactggagtgggttgccatgcctttctcgaTATGAGGTATATAAGGATTTCTAGCATTCttccaacactgctgctgctgctaagtcacttcagtcatgtccgactctgtgcgaccccatagacggcagctcaccaggctcccctgtccctgggattctccaggcaagaacactggagtgggttgccatttccttctccgatgcaggaaagtgaaggtgaaagtgaagtcgcttagtcatgtccgactcttcgtgaccccatggactgcagcctaccagtctcctctgcctgtgggactttccaggcaagagtactggaggggatgCCATCGCCGTCTCCTCTTCCACCACTAGAAAGATCAGTTTGAATAACTGTCTGTATACAACAGTACCTTTGTAAGTGTCAGGATTCTAGGCTGTTGATTATAGTAcattaataagagaaaaaattagTAAAGACATTTTTCTGTTATCCTCATTACAACTTTTCCACAAGTGGGCAACAAAGCATTTTAGACAGACACCCTCCCCATGACAGAAAGAAGCTGAAGTGTTTGTCTGACCTCATTGTAACCCATACACCAGGCCACCCCCTGCAGCCTCAGGCTCCAGGCAGACTTCCCCAGCCTGAGGCTCCAGTAGAACAATGTTCCATGCCCCACAGCTGAGGACATCCTGCATTGACCCAAGCTGTAGGCGGTCCTGAGAATAGGATACCATATGATTGTTGAGACCTTAGGCTCCAAGCTCATCTAAGCACCAAGTCAGCATGACTCCTGTTTAACCAGAGCTTTCAGTCTACCCCAGCATGAGGCCAGCTCTTGCAGCCCAACTGCCAGGCCCATTCCAGTGTTCCCTGATGCCTCATCAACCTCTCCAAACCCAAAGTCAAGGTCTATCCCCAGGGCCCCAAGCATCAGACCTTATCAATCACCTGCCCAGACATAAGACCTGCCCATTTTAGGACTCCAGAAGGAAGCTGACCAAAAGACATAATCATCTGGCCCATGACAGACTGTCTGGTGAAGGACTTTCTATGCCAAGACAGGAAGAGATACCAACTTCTTTAAATGCACACTGATGCAAGGCTGTGAGGATCACAAGTACTCAAGGAAAATAAGAAACCACttagaggacttcccaggtggcgctgtggtaaagaatctacctgccaagtcaagaaacacaggagacatgggttcatgcCTGTATCCAAAAGACCACTGGGTAGGAAATGggaaaccactccaatattcctgcctggaaaattccatgggcagaggagcctggcatgcaacagtttatggggttgcaaaaagtcagacatgactgaacacacacagactGCAAGAAAACTAATACAGCTCCTATGAATGCCCCTAAAGAAATAGAGCTCTGTAAACTGTctaactaaatatatataataatcctcttaaagaaatttaataaactgcttgaaaacaaaacacagaaaaaatcaaacaaggaaaacaatgactgtttcttttctgtgcaGAAGTAACTGGGCTTATATTTTCAAGATGACCCTTAATAATACAGAGACCAGAACTCAACCAACATGGTAACAATTCATGGGATGTCTTTGCAACCAGATTAATAAGGTGTAAAGGTACATGGTGTGGAGGAGGGACACCTGTGACTTGAAATTACTTCATCAGGGAGGTCACCTTGTTGCTCAACATTCTCTGACATCATCTCTCATCACCCTCCATCTTTCTCATTCCCCTACCAGACACTGCCTTCCTTTCCTATACTTGACTGATTGAAACAGGCACCTTCCTCAGGACTTTTGCAGGGGCCATGCCCTCTGCCAGTCATACACTTCCCCAGATGAGTTCATTCCCCCTGCTGTCTCTTCCTTAAAGTCTCTTTTGAAACATAATCTTGACTGCAGTCCTGCCAGAACACCCAATAAAAAATAGTGGCTGCTCTTCACTCTTTCTTTTATAcctgcttctgttttcttcatcACACTTGTCACCATCTGACCtattatatcattattttatttgtttgtattcTTTCTCTGTTACTGGATTGTATAGATGTTTTTTCCTCGGTATCCAATACTCCTTGCCTGGGTAGTGCCTGAAAAATATCTGATACTCAATATATATTCCTCAattaaatgaaagatatttttaataaaaatggtatAAATTATGCTTGAAAAAGATCCTGAGACTAGTAAAGGAATTCCTGGCAAGAAATGGAAATAGAATATCCtaaaggggctgctgctgctaagttgcttcagtcgtgtccgactctgtgcgaccccatagatggcagcccaccaggctcctctgtccctgggattctccaggcaagatactggagtgggttgccatttggcactgattcataaagaaaatattaaaatgaaacttctctgctttcactgtttataatagccagaacatggaagtaaactagacgtccatcagcagatgaatggataagaaggttatgtggtacatatacacaatggagtattactcagccattaaaaagaatatatttgaattagttctaatgaggtggatgaaactggagcctattatacagagtgaagaaagccagaaagaaaaacaccaatacagtgtactaatgcatatatatggaatttagaaagatggtaatgacaaccctgtatatgagacagcaaaagagacacagatgtatagaacagtcttttggactctgtgggagagggagagggtaggatgatttgggagaatggcattgaaacatgtataatatcatatatgaaatgaattgccagtccaggtttgatgcatgatacaggatgcttggggctggtgcactgggatgacccagagggatggtatggggagggaggtgggagagggggtgtaggatggggaacacgtgtacacccatggcagattcaagttgatatatggcaaaaccaatacaatattgtaaagtaattagcctccaattgaaataaataaatttatattaaaaaaataaacttctctgctttaaaattatatgacagtgactggaaaaggtcagttttcattccaatcccaaagaaaggcaatgccaaagaatgctcaaactaccacacaattgcactcatctcacacgctagtaaagtaatgcttaaaattctccaagccaggcttcagcaatacatgaaccgtgaacttcctgatgttcaagctggctttagaaaaggcagaggaaccagagaccaaattgcaaacatccgctggatcatggaaaaagcaagagagttccagacaaacatctatttctgctttattgactatgccaaagcctttgactgtgtggatcacaataaactgtggaaaattctgaaagagatggaaataccagaccacctgacctgccttttgagaaatctttatgcaagtcaggaagcaacagttagaactggacatggaaaaacagactggttccaaataggaaaaggagtatgtcaaggctgtatattgtcactgtttattttgacttatatgcagagtacatcatgagaaacgctggactggaagaaacacaaactggaatcaagattgctgagagaaatatcaataacctcagatatgcagatgacaccacccttatggcagaaagtgaagaggaactcaaaagcctcttgatgaaagtgaaagtggagagtaaaaaagttggcttaaagctcaacattcagaaaacaaagaatatggcatctggtcccatcacttcatgggaaatagatggggaaacagtggaaacagtgtcagactttatttttctgggcttcaaaatcactgcagatggtgactgcagccatgaaattaaaagacgcttactccttggaaggaaagttatgagcaacctagatagcatattcaaaagcagagacattactttgccaacaaaggttcatctagtcaaggctatggtttttcctgtggtcatgtatggatgtgagagttggattgtgaagaaggctgagagccaaagaattgatgcttttgaactgtggtgttggagaagactcttgagagtcccttggactgcaaggagatccaaccagtacattctgaaggagatcagccctgggatttctttggaaggaatgatgctaaagctgaaactccagtactttggccacctcatgcgaagagttgactcattggaaaagactctgatgctgggaagactgggggcaggaggagaaggggacgacagaggatgagatggctggatggcatcactgactctatggacatgagtctggctgaactccgggaattggtgatggacagggaggcctggcgtgctgcaattcatggggtcacaaagagtcagacacgactgagcaactgaactgaactgaactgaacatgagcTTGTGTGAATATTAATCTTTAAAACACTTTATTGGCAGTCACTTGTACCACATGGAACCAGAAGTTACCCGAAATTCAGAATGACTTCTGGAATTTTCAGAGGCACCAGGAATGCAGCCCCCATATTGGGACTTATCCACTCCAAGCACCTGGTTcattgatgggcttcccaggtggcacagtggtaaagaatccacctgtcaatgcagaagacacaggagacttgggttcaatctctgggttggaaagatcccctagaagagaaaatggcaacccattccaatactcttgcctggagaatttcatggacagagaagcctggcaggctacagtccttggggtcacaaagagtaggacatgactaagcctgtgtgcacacactggttgctgctgctgctaagtcacttcagttgtgtccgacactgtgtgaccccatagaaggcagcccaccaggctcctctgcccctgggattctctaggcaagaacattggagtgggttgccatttccttctccagtgcatgaaagtgaaaagtgaaagtgaagtcgctcagtcgtgtgcgactccatgcgacaccatagacggcagcccaccaggctcccccgtccctgggattctccaggcaagaacactggagtgggttgccatttccttctccagtgcatgaaagtgaaaagtgaaagtgaagtcgctcagtcgtgtccgactctgtgcgacccgtagacggcagcccaccaggccgctctgttcatgggat is drawn from Bos mutus isolate GX-2022 chromosome 7, NWIPB_WYAK_1.1, whole genome shotgun sequence and contains these coding sequences:
- the LOC102284266 gene encoding LOW QUALITY PROTEIN: olfactory receptor 7A10 (The sequence of the model RefSeq protein was modified relative to this genomic sequence to represent the inferred CDS: inserted 1 base in 1 codon), which produces MQASFTLSFVGPELQFPLLTIQEEFGPSRSDLPLRVPNQSLYLPYGTSNSTQVSGFLLLGLSKEPELQPLIFGLFLSMYLITVFGNLLIILAVSSDPHLHTPMYFFLSNLSFADIWFTSTTIPKMLWNIQTHNKVITYEGCIIQMYFILLFGGLDGFLLTVMAYDRYVAICHPLHYMVIMKPWLCGLLVLSSFIMSFLYSLLQSLMVVQVSFCTNNEIPHFFCEPSQVVLLACSNTSICDMVMYFAGVLIVVGSSVCILYSYSQIVSSVCGISSXSGKYKAFSTCASHLSVVSLFYSSVLGVFIASADTHSSQSSVITSVMYTVVTPMLNPFIYSLRNNDIKGALKILFTKETIKEIIDLMLKNCC